The following are encoded in a window of Pyxidicoccus xibeiensis genomic DNA:
- a CDS encoding right-handed parallel beta-helix repeat-containing protein, producing the protein MTCLLKRGTWSVGLLMAVLALPAAAVAAPCTAAQWNAILAPATETSVEAVVDCDLTLTPLSAAAITRRLVFLGAPSTGRTLDCGGGVIENAPLSTIEVRSREVGPSSIAGVSTWERVSNVTIRNCELVGSVRIMGMASNGEGAQLRASSRVSGHVSRARAAAPSGITLDGVTIRGIGRIPLYIAPGVQGTTLIRSHITGTSSSVAVYLDAESTRTTLRDNEIDTNTTGRELVAIDASSHNRIISNRFSSLEDGGIYLYRNCGEGGTIRITTPSSNEIINNVFYYATYSGSNPAVFLGARNGNRNYCGLDAGFGYGSSVDDRDFATENVVMQNQLYVRSVADMIQTRWPDPNSPNYVGHNTTVTSAVSRLAGCYVPEAYTTDFISHGRGVDVFRDGAGAPYCGGIQLTCNDGDLQYAWDTSCRIDELPFGCAISGSDEGCSGVVFCPSFGQLIGARAACNLEYGSISDAQLASVPPDMLSVVRASDVPAEGSCWLGRNTLSVGNLGIARTLRISSEGYGCREHDGNGGECHIRGAAWCYYP; encoded by the coding sequence ATGACGTGTCTATTGAAACGAGGCACCTGGTCGGTCGGTCTGCTCATGGCGGTCCTCGCGCTGCCAGCGGCGGCCGTGGCCGCGCCTTGCACCGCCGCGCAGTGGAACGCCATCCTCGCCCCGGCCACCGAGACCAGCGTCGAGGCGGTCGTCGACTGCGACCTCACGCTGACCCCGCTGTCCGCGGCAGCCATCACCCGGCGCCTCGTCTTCCTGGGCGCGCCGAGCACGGGACGCACGCTCGACTGCGGGGGAGGTGTCATCGAGAACGCACCGCTCTCCACGATAGAGGTCCGCTCCCGCGAGGTGGGGCCGTCCAGCATCGCCGGGGTGTCCACGTGGGAGCGCGTCAGCAACGTCACCATTCGCAACTGCGAGCTTGTCGGCTCCGTGCGCATCATGGGGATGGCCTCCAACGGCGAGGGCGCGCAGCTCCGCGCCTCGTCACGCGTGTCGGGCCACGTCTCGCGCGCCCGCGCCGCCGCGCCCAGCGGCATCACCCTCGACGGGGTGACCATCAGGGGCATCGGGCGGATTCCGCTCTACATCGCGCCCGGCGTGCAGGGCACGACCCTCATCCGCTCGCACATCACCGGCACCTCGAGCAGCGTCGCCGTGTACCTGGACGCGGAGTCGACCCGCACGACCCTCCGGGACAACGAGATCGACACCAACACCACCGGCCGGGAGCTCGTTGCAATCGACGCGTCCTCCCACAACCGCATCATCAGCAATCGCTTCTCATCGCTGGAGGACGGTGGAATCTATCTCTATCGCAACTGCGGCGAGGGAGGGACGATTCGAATCACCACGCCGAGCTCGAACGAGATCATCAACAACGTCTTCTACTACGCCACGTACAGCGGCTCGAATCCGGCGGTCTTCCTCGGGGCGCGCAACGGCAACCGGAACTACTGCGGGCTCGATGCCGGCTTCGGGTACGGCAGCAGCGTGGATGACCGTGACTTCGCGACCGAGAACGTCGTGATGCAGAACCAGCTCTACGTGCGGTCGGTCGCCGACATGATTCAGACGCGCTGGCCGGATCCGAACTCGCCGAACTACGTCGGCCACAACACCACGGTCACCAGCGCCGTGTCCCGGCTGGCGGGCTGCTACGTTCCAGAGGCGTACACGACTGACTTCATCAGCCATGGCCGCGGCGTCGACGTGTTCCGCGACGGCGCCGGCGCTCCGTACTGCGGGGGCATCCAGCTGACCTGCAACGACGGGGACCTCCAGTATGCCTGGGACACGAGCTGTCGCATCGACGAGCTCCCCTTCGGCTGCGCCATCTCCGGCAGCGACGAGGGCTGCAGCGGGGTCGTCTTCTGCCCCAGCTTTGGCCAGCTCATCGGCGCGCGCGCGGCGTGCAACCTCGAATACGGAAGCATCAGCGACGCCCAGCTCGCCTCGGTACCCCCTGACATGCTCAGCGTCGTCCGCGCTTCCGATGTGCCCGCCGAAGGCAGCTGCTGGCTGGGGCGCAATACCCTGAGCGTGGGGAACCTCGGGATTGCGCGCACCCTGCGCATCAGCTCGGAGGGCTACGGCTGCCGGGAGCACGACGGCAACGGTGGCGAGTGTCACATCCGTGGGGCCGCCTGGTGCTACTACCCCTGA
- a CDS encoding MotA/TolQ/ExbB proton channel family protein, which produces MTFKLTELWGHMGPFAQFIIIVMAVMSVVSLVILAERALVFRTSRRNSRRFAAEMGPLLARGDFEAVARAKTGGDMGYLGRTIRAGLAAYNVSTTDSDSRDEAMESVARSLERQAQREVQSLKRGLGLLATVASTAPFVGLLGTTMGIVTAFEQMGASNAGGIGTISTGISEALVTTAFGLLVAIPAVMAYNSLQGWVDARAVDVSEASNEFLDAAARALKRARAAAAAAR; this is translated from the coding sequence ATGACCTTCAAACTCACGGAGCTGTGGGGCCACATGGGCCCCTTCGCGCAGTTCATCATCATCGTGATGGCAGTCATGTCGGTCGTCTCCCTGGTCATCCTCGCCGAGCGCGCGCTCGTCTTCCGCACGTCCCGCCGCAACTCACGCCGGTTCGCCGCGGAGATGGGCCCGCTGCTCGCCAGGGGCGACTTCGAGGCCGTGGCCCGGGCGAAGACGGGCGGAGACATGGGCTACCTCGGCCGGACCATCCGCGCGGGGCTGGCCGCCTACAACGTCTCCACCACGGACTCGGACAGCCGTGACGAGGCCATGGAGTCGGTGGCGCGCAGCCTGGAGCGCCAGGCCCAGCGCGAGGTGCAGAGCCTCAAGCGCGGCCTGGGCCTGCTGGCCACCGTGGCGTCCACCGCCCCCTTCGTGGGCCTGCTCGGCACCACCATGGGCATCGTCACCGCGTTCGAGCAGATGGGCGCGTCGAACGCGGGAGGCATCGGGACCATCTCCACGGGCATCTCCGAGGCGCTCGTCACCACGGCCTTCGGCCTGCTCGTCGCCATCCCCGCGGTGATGGCCTACAACTCCCTGCAGGGCTGGGTGGATGCCCGCGCGGTGGACGTCTCCGAGGCCAGCAACGAGTTCCTCGACGCCGCCGCCCGCGCCCTCAAGCGCGCCCGCGCCGCCGCCGCCGCCGCGAGGTGA
- a CDS encoding VWA domain-containing protein: MGYGGYSYEAHETMTRVRAVLPRQEVFKQRRCHPLMEPHGVKWRESRDSDAHPKSLGIVFSLDVTGSMGDIPDLLARQRLPAFMKALLDAGIADPQVLFMAVGDANDDRAPLQVGQFESSERQMDQWLTWSFLEGGGGPAGMESYELAMFFAARHTDLDCWRKRQHRGYFFMTGDERPYGYVSRRQVKQLIGDSLEQDLPVKHVVDELQRTYEPFFLIPDIARARNCERDWRELLGDRVICMEDPTDTVEVAAGLVGLCEGAFSDLDALARHLKTQDMTRQRLGAVIRALTPFAATLGRDGIPRPRLEDDYLPTNDGESGHRRIG; encoded by the coding sequence ATGGGATACGGCGGCTACAGCTACGAAGCCCACGAGACGATGACCCGCGTGCGGGCGGTGCTGCCGCGCCAGGAGGTCTTCAAGCAGCGCCGCTGCCATCCGCTGATGGAGCCGCACGGCGTGAAGTGGCGCGAGAGCCGGGACAGCGACGCGCACCCGAAGTCGCTGGGCATCGTCTTCTCACTGGACGTCACCGGCTCCATGGGTGACATCCCCGACCTGCTCGCGCGCCAGCGGCTGCCGGCCTTCATGAAGGCGCTGCTGGATGCGGGCATCGCCGATCCACAAGTCTTGTTCATGGCGGTGGGTGACGCGAACGACGACCGCGCGCCGCTCCAGGTGGGCCAGTTCGAGTCCTCCGAGCGGCAGATGGACCAGTGGCTCACTTGGAGCTTCCTGGAGGGCGGAGGCGGGCCGGCGGGCATGGAGTCGTATGAGCTGGCCATGTTCTTTGCCGCCCGCCACACGGACCTGGACTGCTGGCGCAAGCGGCAGCACCGCGGCTACTTCTTCATGACGGGTGACGAGCGGCCCTACGGCTACGTCTCGCGCCGCCAGGTGAAGCAGCTCATCGGCGACTCACTGGAGCAGGACCTGCCGGTGAAGCACGTGGTGGACGAGCTGCAGCGCACCTACGAGCCGTTCTTCCTCATCCCCGACATCGCCCGTGCCCGGAACTGCGAGCGGGATTGGCGGGAGCTGCTCGGCGACCGCGTCATCTGCATGGAGGACCCCACCGACACCGTGGAAGTCGCGGCGGGGCTGGTGGGGCTGTGCGAGGGGGCCTTCTCGGACCTGGACGCGCTCGCCCGGCATCTGAAGACCCAGGACATGACGCGGCAGCGGCTGGGCGCGGTCATCCGCGCGCTCACGCCCTTCGCGGCGACGCTCGGCCGGGACGGCATCCCCCGGCCCCGCCTGGAGGATGACTACCTCCCCACGAACGACGGGGAGTCCGGCCACCGGCGCATCGGCTGA
- a CDS encoding protein kinase family protein produces the protein MELQLLKCPGCGAKLPIPSAPNGILVCEYCGAMVSASGAAVWPMPARPADDPPFAPDRPRVTVAGTRYVLLGRLGRGDSSDVFLARRDARITELVVLKVVRALSDADLLTREYEILEALQRSEAQGAEHFSRLLPRPVARGPVKDPEGTPRAAAVYRWHSGFQHAFTEIREEYSSGVDPRAAVWMWKRLLELLGFVHRAGYAHGAVLPPHLLVHPRDHGLMLVGWASAVRYTTRQKLPAFSAAHRDFYPQALLRGETPDPTTDLVMSARCIAWLLGGDPVSGAMPGGVPPALADLLRRQCDEKPAEAADAWRLKELVDQAARESFGPPKFIHFTMPGWR, from the coding sequence ATGGAATTACAGCTCCTGAAGTGTCCTGGCTGCGGCGCGAAGCTGCCGATTCCCTCCGCGCCCAACGGCATCCTCGTCTGCGAGTACTGCGGCGCCATGGTGTCCGCCTCGGGAGCAGCGGTGTGGCCCATGCCCGCGCGCCCCGCGGATGACCCGCCCTTCGCTCCGGACCGGCCGCGCGTCACCGTCGCGGGCACGCGCTACGTGCTGCTCGGGCGCCTGGGCCGCGGGGACAGCAGCGACGTGTTCCTCGCGCGGCGGGACGCGCGCATCACCGAGCTGGTGGTGCTCAAGGTGGTCCGGGCCCTGTCGGACGCGGACCTCCTCACGCGCGAGTACGAGATTCTGGAGGCGCTCCAGCGCAGCGAGGCCCAGGGCGCCGAGCACTTCTCGCGACTCCTCCCCCGGCCGGTGGCCCGGGGGCCGGTGAAGGACCCCGAGGGCACCCCGCGCGCGGCGGCGGTGTACCGGTGGCACAGCGGCTTCCAGCACGCCTTCACCGAGATACGTGAGGAGTACTCCAGCGGCGTGGACCCGCGCGCGGCGGTGTGGATGTGGAAGCGCCTGCTGGAGCTGCTCGGCTTCGTGCACCGCGCCGGCTACGCGCATGGCGCCGTCCTCCCCCCACACCTGCTGGTGCACCCGAGAGACCACGGCCTCATGCTCGTGGGCTGGGCCAGCGCCGTGCGCTACACCACGCGCCAGAAGCTGCCCGCCTTCAGCGCCGCGCACCGCGACTTCTACCCTCAGGCGCTCCTGCGCGGAGAGACACCGGACCCCACCACGGACCTGGTGATGAGCGCCCGCTGCATCGCGTGGCTGCTGGGAGGCGACCCCGTGTCGGGCGCCATGCCCGGAGGCGTGCCTCCCGCGCTGGCGGACCTGCTGCGCAGGCAGTGCGACGAGAAGCCCGCCGAGGCGGCCGATGCGTGGCGGCTCAAGGAGCTCGTGGACCAGGCGGCGCGCGAGTCCTTCGGCCCGCCGAAGTTCATCCACTTCACCATGCCAGGGTGGCGCTGA
- a CDS encoding putative toxin-antitoxin system toxin component, PIN family, translated as MPPPLPVVLDTNVVLDLFAFADPHARPLAEALDAGTLVAWADADTLAELGYVLASRHFRPGWDAAARQATSERYRTLVRVVSSEDVPVPELPRCRDRDDQKFLLLAARAGAAWLVSKDKRVLSMAGRAGLPFAILTVRQAVERLRHALVAGR; from the coding sequence ATGCCTCCTCCCCTGCCGGTGGTGCTCGACACCAACGTGGTGCTGGACCTGTTCGCCTTCGCGGACCCGCACGCGCGCCCCCTGGCCGAGGCCCTGGACGCAGGCACGCTGGTGGCGTGGGCGGACGCGGACACGCTGGCGGAGCTGGGGTACGTGCTCGCCTCGCGCCACTTCCGCCCCGGCTGGGACGCGGCGGCGCGGCAGGCAACATCGGAGCGGTACCGGACGCTGGTGCGCGTCGTCTCTTCCGAGGACGTACCCGTGCCGGAGCTTCCCCGGTGCCGGGACAGGGACGACCAGAAGTTCCTCCTCCTGGCCGCCCGGGCCGGGGCCGCGTGGCTGGTGAGCAAGGACAAGCGGGTGCTGTCCATGGCCGGCCGCGCGGGACTGCCCTTCGCCATCCTCACCGTGCGGCAGGCGGTGGAGCGCCTGCGTCACGCGCTGGTGGCGGGCCGGTAG
- a CDS encoding NADase-type glycan-binding domain-containing protein, with translation MILLSLLLAATPPVMLEPDAGGAHRLHPRRVTASSFLENGWNKHAQNYLPLYVADDDPTTAWVEGAKGRGEGEALEWWGPALTKAKSFRVFLRNGFQKSDKLFRANARPRKVKLEPLVQGETGAQVTGTALEVELKDVQGWQEVRLPVPAKVQGVRLTLASTYPGTAYDDTCLSDLRVYVEGEDPYKPEAEAAAYEQVRSFAYERKQAAERNDTQAKLAWAPRYKAQTLLSLKRTGHPGQDAGKAAAGILAAVPEKEGYRDALVRAREVAALFDRADLENEGDTSEARTKWTRVKPAQLRPQKAAARAALSAMEDDGLVRIAGLLHLADASFFEADATQSQMRANIEKTKKKEARALKVCVSQCEQHRKTEAKPADSYDCDCEWECMGCNDAPLSDKATQLQHQLSGGEFAIGPLARPTAFLRGTTEESGSRESWLTFRQTLVSYAGDRASVVLVRAHAEEHLEVGEPLRIHVLEWSDEADGRSRLASITTFIVNDLSVRVVRYRPATSA, from the coding sequence ATGATTCTCCTCTCCCTCCTCCTCGCCGCCACGCCGCCGGTCATGCTCGAGCCCGACGCGGGCGGAGCGCACCGGCTGCACCCCCGCCGCGTGACGGCGTCCTCCTTCCTGGAGAACGGCTGGAACAAGCACGCGCAGAACTACCTGCCCCTCTACGTCGCGGACGATGACCCCACCACCGCATGGGTGGAGGGCGCGAAGGGCCGCGGCGAGGGCGAGGCGCTGGAGTGGTGGGGCCCCGCGCTGACGAAGGCGAAGTCCTTCCGCGTCTTCCTGCGCAACGGCTTCCAGAAGTCCGACAAGCTCTTCCGCGCCAACGCGCGCCCGCGCAAGGTGAAGCTGGAGCCGCTGGTGCAGGGCGAGACGGGCGCGCAGGTGACGGGCACCGCGCTGGAGGTGGAGCTGAAGGACGTCCAGGGCTGGCAGGAGGTCCGCCTGCCCGTGCCCGCGAAGGTGCAGGGCGTGCGGCTCACCCTCGCCTCCACGTACCCGGGCACCGCCTACGACGACACCTGCCTCAGTGACTTGCGCGTCTACGTGGAGGGCGAGGACCCGTACAAGCCCGAGGCGGAGGCCGCCGCCTACGAGCAGGTGCGCTCCTTCGCCTACGAGCGCAAGCAGGCCGCCGAGCGCAACGACACCCAGGCGAAGCTGGCCTGGGCGCCGCGCTACAAGGCGCAGACGCTGCTGTCGCTGAAGCGCACCGGGCATCCGGGGCAGGACGCCGGCAAGGCCGCGGCCGGAATCCTCGCCGCCGTCCCGGAGAAGGAGGGCTACCGTGACGCGCTCGTCCGCGCGCGCGAGGTGGCCGCGCTGTTCGACCGGGCGGACCTGGAGAACGAGGGCGACACCTCGGAGGCCCGGACGAAGTGGACGCGGGTGAAGCCCGCCCAGCTCCGCCCCCAGAAGGCCGCGGCGCGGGCGGCGCTGTCCGCCATGGAGGATGACGGGCTGGTGCGCATCGCCGGGCTGCTGCACCTGGCGGACGCCTCCTTCTTCGAGGCCGACGCCACCCAGTCGCAGATGCGCGCCAACATCGAGAAGACGAAGAAGAAGGAGGCCCGGGCGCTGAAGGTCTGCGTGAGCCAGTGCGAGCAGCACCGCAAGACGGAGGCGAAGCCCGCGGACAGCTACGACTGTGACTGCGAATGGGAATGCATGGGCTGCAACGACGCGCCCCTGAGCGACAAGGCGACGCAGCTCCAGCACCAGCTCTCCGGCGGAGAGTTCGCCATCGGCCCCCTCGCGCGCCCCACGGCCTTCCTCCGGGGAACCACGGAGGAGTCCGGCAGCCGCGAGTCCTGGCTCACCTTCCGGCAGACGCTCGTCAGCTACGCGGGCGACAGGGCCTCGGTGGTGCTGGTCCGCGCGCACGCGGAGGAGCACCTGGAGGTGGGCGAGCCCCTGCGCATCCACGTCCTGGAGTGGAGCGACGAGGCGGACGGCAGGTCGCGCCTGGCCTCCATCACCACGTTCATCGTCAACGACCTCTCCGTGCGCGTGGTGCGCTACCGGCCCGCCACCAGCGCGTGA
- a CDS encoding cytochrome c family protein, which produces MHALLLLTCSLLATAPMPRFPQGTARMDVGSAPHGLPDWGVQRCAGCHPAQVDSWRHSGHATARTDDVFQVALTEDRPGWCVQCHAPLARNLERGPLPAGSPPEEHGVTCAGCHAPLAEAKATPGMPCAGCHQFGFPVLDGAGQRVRLSSTGWQQDTVGEWTRWRQQSGDTRHCTACHMRGGDHGLGGTRRTESLKAALVVEPAPGQLRVSTRDVGHAFPTGDVMRWVSVEVADEPLFEAPRTVATFGRRLEVRAWPPEPLPHLGAVEDTRLVPGEVRRVALPPGARYARIVYHLVSREQEDSGLYPAGLSRLVLWAAALPSRPPSKERKP; this is translated from the coding sequence GTGCACGCGCTCCTGCTCCTCACCTGCTCGCTGCTGGCCACCGCGCCCATGCCCCGCTTCCCGCAGGGCACGGCGCGCATGGACGTGGGCTCCGCGCCGCATGGCCTTCCCGACTGGGGCGTCCAGCGCTGCGCCGGGTGCCACCCCGCGCAGGTGGACTCGTGGCGCCACAGCGGCCACGCCACCGCGCGCACGGACGACGTCTTCCAGGTGGCCCTCACCGAGGACCGGCCCGGCTGGTGCGTCCAGTGCCACGCGCCCCTCGCGCGAAACCTCGAACGAGGCCCCCTGCCCGCGGGCAGCCCACCCGAGGAGCACGGCGTCACCTGCGCCGGCTGTCACGCCCCGCTCGCGGAGGCGAAGGCCACGCCCGGCATGCCCTGCGCGGGCTGCCACCAGTTCGGCTTCCCCGTGCTGGACGGCGCGGGCCAGCGCGTGCGGCTCTCCTCCACCGGATGGCAGCAGGACACAGTGGGCGAGTGGACGCGCTGGCGACAGCAGTCCGGAGACACCCGCCACTGCACCGCCTGCCACATGCGAGGCGGAGACCATGGCCTGGGAGGCACCCGCCGCACCGAGTCCCTCAAGGCCGCCCTCGTCGTCGAGCCCGCTCCCGGACAGCTCCGCGTCTCCACGCGCGACGTGGGCCACGCCTTCCCCACCGGAGACGTCATGCGCTGGGTGAGCGTGGAGGTGGCGGACGAGCCCCTCTTCGAGGCCCCGCGCACGGTGGCCACCTTCGGCCGCCGCCTGGAGGTCCGCGCCTGGCCGCCCGAGCCGCTGCCGCACCTGGGCGCGGTGGAGGACACGCGCCTCGTGCCCGGAGAGGTGCGCCGCGTGGCCCTGCCTCCGGGCGCGCGCTACGCCCGCATCGTCTACCACCTCGTGTCCCGGGAGCAGGAGGACTCGGGGCTCTATCCCGCGGGGCTGTCCCGGCTGGTGCTGTGGGCCGCCGCCCTTCCCTCCCGTCCGCCGTCCAAGGAGCGCAAGCCATGA
- a CDS encoding zinc-dependent alcohol dehydrogenase family protein, which yields MKAYEIRDGFGLDKLVLTERTEPTPGPFQVRVRVKATSLNQRDLMMVEGRYNPRQKLPLIPNSDGAGVVDAVGPGVTRVKPGDRVMGLFSQMWMAGEPTRAAQTSTLGGPLDGALAECMVLHEDGVIPTPAHLSDEEAATLPCAALTAWSALVTYGALKAGDTVLVQGTGGVSIFALQLARLLGARVIVTSSRDDKLEKARALGANELINYATTPDWDKAARALTGGVGVDHVVEVGGAGTFEKSLRAVRVGGTVSVIGVLSGGAGNVPLTPILMQNLRVQGILVGHRQGFEALNRALTLHGVRPVVDRVFPFTEARAAFEYLKSGAHFGKVVIRVG from the coding sequence ATGAAGGCCTACGAGATTCGCGACGGCTTCGGGCTGGACAAGCTGGTGCTCACCGAGCGGACGGAGCCCACGCCCGGCCCCTTCCAGGTGCGGGTGCGGGTGAAGGCCACGAGCCTCAACCAGCGCGACTTGATGATGGTGGAGGGGCGCTACAACCCGCGGCAGAAGCTGCCGCTCATCCCCAACTCGGACGGGGCGGGCGTGGTGGACGCGGTGGGGCCGGGTGTCACGCGCGTGAAGCCAGGCGACAGGGTGATGGGGCTGTTCTCGCAGATGTGGATGGCGGGAGAGCCGACGCGGGCCGCGCAGACGAGCACGCTGGGTGGGCCGCTCGACGGCGCGCTGGCGGAGTGCATGGTGCTGCACGAGGACGGGGTGATTCCCACGCCCGCGCACCTGTCCGACGAGGAGGCCGCGACGCTGCCGTGCGCGGCGCTCACCGCGTGGAGCGCGCTCGTCACCTATGGCGCGCTCAAGGCGGGAGACACCGTGCTGGTGCAGGGCACGGGGGGCGTCTCCATCTTCGCGCTGCAGCTGGCGCGGCTGCTGGGGGCGCGCGTCATCGTGACGTCCAGCCGGGACGACAAGCTGGAGAAGGCGCGGGCGCTGGGCGCGAACGAGCTCATCAACTACGCGACGACGCCGGACTGGGACAAGGCGGCGCGTGCGCTGACGGGCGGCGTCGGCGTGGACCACGTCGTGGAGGTGGGCGGGGCGGGGACGTTCGAGAAGTCACTGCGCGCGGTTCGCGTGGGGGGCACGGTGTCCGTCATCGGCGTGCTCAGCGGTGGCGCGGGCAACGTGCCGCTCACGCCCATCCTGATGCAGAACCTGCGCGTGCAGGGCATCCTCGTGGGGCACCGCCAGGGCTTCGAGGCGCTCAACCGCGCGCTCACGCTGCACGGCGTGCGGCCCGTGGTGGACCGGGTGTTCCCCTTCACCGAGGCGCGCGCCGCGTTCGAGTACCTCAAGAGCGGAGCGCACTTCGGGAAGGTGGTCATCCGGGTGGGGTGA
- a CDS encoding ATP-binding protein — MRRLPEVVPLIDQRGYFVLHAPRQVGKTTVLRSLAEQLTASGRYAVLHFSCEAGEVAGDDFAEAQRGILERIRHSAELYLPEELRPPAFPEATDTQLLGKALSTWARTCPRPLVLFFDEIDALRGQSLLSVLRQLREGFTDRPVGFPSSVVLCGLRDVRDYKVASGGREHLGTSSPFNIKVESLTLRNFTRDEVAELYQQHTDDTGQHFLPEAVDRAFYWTQGQPWLVNALARQMVQQLAPDRTQTLTADHVDAAKELLLKRQDTHLDSLAERLREPWVRRILEPMLAGLALGDVPQDDLRFIQDLGLVRMGTTGSVEMANPLYREVILRVLSNTAFASLPPMKSAPPWLRADGRLDMERLIESFVAFWRQHGQPLLGTAPYHEIAPHLVLMAFLHRVANGGGTLEREYAIGTGRMDLCLRYGPDTLAMELKVWRDGEKDPVDEGLAQLDKYLSGLGLDSGWLVVFDRRTGQPPISERTLATRAQTPSGRQVTVLRA; from the coding sequence ATGCGGCGTCTGCCGGAGGTGGTCCCCCTCATCGACCAGAGGGGATACTTCGTCCTGCATGCACCTCGGCAGGTAGGCAAGACGACGGTGCTCCGGTCCCTGGCCGAGCAGCTCACCGCCTCCGGCCGCTACGCCGTGCTTCATTTCTCCTGTGAAGCCGGCGAGGTCGCCGGTGATGACTTCGCCGAGGCGCAGCGGGGCATCCTGGAACGCATCCGTCACAGCGCCGAGCTCTACCTGCCCGAAGAACTGCGCCCCCCTGCATTTCCGGAGGCAACCGACACCCAGCTCCTGGGTAAAGCTCTTTCAACCTGGGCGCGTACCTGCCCTCGTCCCCTGGTGCTCTTCTTCGACGAGATTGACGCCCTCCGGGGGCAGAGCCTGCTGAGTGTGCTGCGGCAACTGCGTGAAGGCTTCACGGACAGGCCCGTTGGCTTCCCGTCCTCCGTCGTCCTATGTGGCCTGCGCGATGTTCGCGACTACAAGGTGGCCTCGGGAGGACGGGAGCACCTGGGCACGTCGAGTCCCTTCAACATCAAGGTGGAGTCGCTCACCCTGCGCAACTTCACGCGCGACGAGGTGGCCGAGCTCTACCAGCAGCACACCGACGACACCGGCCAGCACTTCCTCCCCGAGGCAGTGGACCGCGCCTTCTACTGGACGCAGGGTCAGCCCTGGCTGGTCAATGCGCTGGCCCGGCAGATGGTGCAGCAGCTCGCGCCGGACCGGACCCAGACCCTGACGGCAGACCACGTGGATGCCGCGAAGGAGCTCCTCCTCAAGCGCCAGGACACGCACCTGGACAGCCTGGCCGAGCGACTGCGCGAGCCTTGGGTGCGGCGCATCCTGGAACCCATGCTCGCCGGGCTTGCACTGGGCGACGTGCCGCAGGACGACCTGCGCTTCATCCAGGACCTGGGACTGGTGCGCATGGGCACCACGGGCAGCGTGGAGATGGCCAACCCGCTCTACCGGGAGGTCATCCTCCGCGTCCTGTCGAACACGGCCTTCGCCTCCCTGCCTCCAATGAAGTCAGCGCCTCCATGGCTGCGCGCGGATGGCCGGCTCGACATGGAGCGCCTCATCGAGTCCTTCGTGGCCTTCTGGCGCCAGCATGGCCAGCCGTTGCTGGGCACGGCGCCCTATCACGAGATTGCGCCGCACCTGGTGCTGATGGCCTTCCTGCACCGGGTGGCCAACGGCGGTGGGACACTGGAGCGCGAGTACGCCATCGGCACCGGGCGCATGGACTTGTGCCTGCGCTACGGGCCCGACACGCTCGCCATGGAGCTCAAGGTGTGGCGTGACGGGGAGAAGGACCCGGTGGATGAAGGGCTGGCCCAGCTCGACAAATATCTATCGGGACTGGGGCTCGACTCCGGCTGGCTGGTCGTCTTCGACCGGCGCACCGGGCAGCCGCCCATCTCCGAGCGCACGCTCGCGACGCGTGCCCAGACTCCATCGGGTCGTCAGGTCACCGTGCTGCGGGCCTGA